One Leptospira terpstrae serovar Hualin str. LT 11-33 = ATCC 700639 genomic window, AGAAAGCCTATGTGCCGTAGGCCGAGCGAGGGCGAAGACCCGAAGCGAAGTGGTTAGCTGCTGTTATACGCTGTGTCAAATTACTTGATTGAAGCTAATCTGTTGTATTCGACTTTATTTATTGTTTTTAAAGTATAATACATTTGATAGTAATTATACCTTAAATATCCACCTGGAAGGAAGTCATTTAACAAATCATAGTAAGCATTGGACTTGTATTCAATATTATCAATTTCAAATAGAAAATAATCATTTTCTCCAATTTCTATATTTTTAATTTCTTTTTCTAGAATATCTAACAATGAACCATTTTTATAGGTTCCCAAAGTTCTGCCTGTATAAAATGAAAAGAAATAATATTCATCAATTCTAATACTATCAGTTTTTCTGATATCTCCAGCATTGAATTTTGTTGCAGTATAGAAGATTCTTGATTTATGAAAGGAATCTGAAGTTTGATTTCTGATATGAAAAGTTGTACCTTTTGAAAGAATGGGATGAACGTCATAATTAATACAACTACTGAAAAAGAATGATAAAGATATCGAAAGAAGATAAATTGACTTCATTAAAAAATATCTCCTTCAATGTGAACACTTTTATTTGAAAATCCCAATGGTCTTGCATACATATAAATAGACGAAGTGAAAAGAGCCAATGGATTTGGAAGAACGCTGAAAGTAAACCAAGAATTGTTATATATTCTTATTTTGAGATTTTTAATTCCTTTTGATCCAGGATATTTTGCTAATTCATTTAAGATAGATTCATTAACCTCATTATTTCGATATAAATTATAGCTAAACCAATAGTGATTAGTAAATTGAACTTGGAATCTTGCTATGGAAGGTTCATTAATATCTGAAAATGTGATTTTGTATTTTTCTGATTCAATCTTTGTGTTAATTGAAACGCAAGAACTGAAGAAAGCTAAAAGTAGAATGTGCAATATTTTGATCATGTTTTATTTGGTTCCTGAATATTTTTTTGACATTGCGTATAACGAACTAGGGGAGACGACGTTCCCTGACCCTGAGTCCCAACGGGACGTTAGGGACTGGCATGTAGCTTGCGTAAGCAAGGCGAATGCCAGAAAGGGAATGTGGCGTAGCCCAAGCGAGGCCGTAAGTGCCGAAGCGCAGCGTTTCCCCGTTGTTATACGAAGTTGCCGACTTAAATAGTCTTTCCCAAGAGATATTTCAAAAATGTTATCACTTTGTTTTTATTCTCTTGATAAATAAAAATTCCATTATATTCCAGAAAAAGTTGATAATCATTGTATTCTTGAGAATCTTTGTAATCCTCGATAAATCTTTCCAGGTAACCCAGATGTTGGGTTAAATCATTTGTATCGGCAAAAGATTGGGTATTTTTATATATTCTTTCAATTTCATTTTTAATATCTTCAACACTTTTGACGGCTTGAGTATAGAAGATTTCAATTTTTTTATTTATTCCTTTTATATCGTATAGATTAATTAAGAAATTAGAATTCTTTAGCATGCCTGAGAAAATTTCGCTTTCGGTTGATATCCAATGTGTTTTTTTGTATAAAATTTGAAGTTGAATTGATTTATTGGCGATTCCTATATTTCGAACTAGTTTAGATAGCCTGTTTTTCTTTTCTCCAATTATTGAACGTTTATAAACAATAGAGATAAATAGAGTTGCTAATGAAGTTGTATACGCTATTAAAATTATTGCAAAAGTATATATAGAAATTTTGAAGTTAGTATTTGCATTAGTAACTAATGCATAGTATAGACTTAAAAGTAAAAATAGCATGCTTAAAATTGTGAATACATAGATAAATCTTCTTAACGATGGTATTCTTTCTGATCCAGTGATTATAAAATCAGAAATAAAATTATCTGATAAGAAATAGGCCGATTCTGTCGTGCTGATGTTTATTAAAAATGCACTTTCGTCACTTACGTTTGGTATTCCGAAGCTATTTTTAAGTATACTATCAATAGTTTTTTGCAAAATATAAATTTTACAAAGATGAGCCATTGTGGAAATACTTAGCAGAGAATTTATTATAAAAATGGTTATATTTGCTTCAGGTTGAGAGATATTCATATTAATATATGAAAATTGAATAGTGCTCGAGCCATGTAGATAATGTATTATAAACAATGAGAAAATAATTAATATGTCTCTCTGAATTAACTTATTTAGATTTCTTATAGTGGCTACTGATTGAGTAAGTGCAAAGTTTTTCATGGATCTTATCGTTTGAATCTAGGCAATTTCGTATAACGAACTAGCCTTCCCGAAGTTGTCCGACCCTGAGTCCCGGACGGGACGTTAGGGACTGGCACGGAGCTTGCGTATGCAAGCGAGTGACAGGAGGACAATTTGCCGCAGGCCGAGCGAGGCCTTGTGCCGAAGCGTAGCGGGAAGGCGCTGTTATACGCTGGCGATTTATAAAGAAAGAATATCTCCAAGTAATAGAAAAGTATGTATAACATATCTGTCAGCTTCATCCCGTTTTATTGAAGAATGAGACCCTTTTTGAGATGCTTGAAAAACGCTATCAATTCGTTCTCCAATTTGTGTAAGATCACTTCCAATTAATTCTTTGAATCTATCCGATGAGCTTTTTGTCTCAATGTAGTAAATTAATCGATTAATATGCTTATCTTTTCCCATTTGTATTGTTTTTTCTTTCCCGTTTTCAAGAGTTATTATTCTGTCTTCAGTTGGAGGAATTAACTTATCTGCAACAGACTGTAATAACCTTCTGCAACTATGTACTGCATTTGCCCAATCTTCAGGATTATCTGAATCTAAGTTTGAATAAATTGCTGTAAATTTGGGTAATTCTTCAGGTAATATCCTTTCAACTTTATCAAGGAATCCAGAACTGTATCTTTCGAATATATTTTCATTAATAGTAGAAAATCTTAGTTCATTATATTTTGAAAGAGCATACTGATAAATAAAATTTCTTCTTTCAGATAAGCGACTAGAAGTTAGGCTTATATTTGAAATTAAACTTGCTCGTTCATCTTTGTTTCCAACTGGCAGTAACACCCGTTGATTGGGATTTGCTGAAGATACAGAAATGTCTGGATCTCTTGCTGCGTCTATCCTTTGTTTATAAGCATCCAATAAGTTTTCAAATTCTAATATACTGTTTCGATAACCAAATGATTCAATTTCAGTTGTTCCAGCTTTTTTCTTTTGATATATTCTATTTGCTTTCGTCATTAATGACCAAGTCTCGGAGTCTATGCCATCAGGATTTGATGGATAACCACCAGCTTCATAAGAGAATATTTTTTGATATTCTATTTCATTTAATAATCTGGCAATTCTGCTAGTCTTTAGAGCGATATTAGTTAATGGAATTCTAGATAATTCTATGTCACCGAGAACTTCCTGGCATAAAGCGATTGCCTCTTTAATGTTTATATTTTCTTTAAAGTCAAAGTTTTCCATAATAATATTTAAATCGCTTGCGTATAACGAACTAGACTAACCGACGTAGGCTGGCCCTGAGTCCCGGAACTGGACGTTAGGGACTGGAACGACGCTTGCGTAAGCAAGAGGAGTGCCAGAAGCCTATGTGTCGCAGACCAAGCGAGGGCGAAGTCCCGAAGCGCAGCGGTTAATCGCTGTTATGCGCTGTCGAATTTTCCAAGTTTAAAGTCTTTTTTAATTTTATTGATTTCTCTTTTCGTATATGGCCTAGGTCTTTTACGTATTTGTAAATTTATAGAAGTTCCATGTATTTCATTAAAAAAATCTAAATGTGTTTTAGGAATGCCAGAATCTGGAGCTCTAATAGATAGAATATTGCTTTCAATTACTTTATCTATAAATATTTTATTGGTATCTATTAGGCTGTGATAAAAAAGATATCTAATTTCATGGACTGTAAGTTGAGATTCAATTAAACTATAATAAATATTTCTTTCTTCGACCTTCGATAATAATCTTATATGATCTAAAATGCTTATAAAAGTTTGCAAATAGCGGGATTTTTTAAGGAGTATAGTCTCTACTCCCACAAAGAGATTATATTTAAAAACCTTTATTAAATCTGCATTATCCTTAATATGATATGGTTGGTTTTCTCTTTGATTTTCTTCAAATTTACCATGTAAATATTTTAGTGCAGATACACCAGTTAAGGTGTTGTTGTTGGTTTTATCTAATACTGTTACTTGCTCTAGATTTGATTTATAATAATCTAGTATTTTGAAAAATATTTCTGTAAAGCTTTGTTTTCGTAATATCTCTTTTTGAGCTGCTATTTCAAGTCTAGTTAGGGAAAGTTCATCTCATTGCAATTCCAGCTCTTCTTTTTGCATGAATATTGTAATAATCATACCTGAAAATGCAAATACAGTGAATAGTGATGTAAGTACGCCAAAGCTGTCACCGATTTGTCCGGCCTTTTCCAAACTGTAATCATTAAACGGATTAGTTAATTTAATAGTTAGAATTGCAAAAATAGCATATAATGCTATTGCAAACAATAATATGAATAAAGAAAGTTTTACATTTTTCATGGTTTATTTTTTCGATAGCGCATAACGAACTAGCCTTAACGACGTAGGCTGACCCTGAGTCCCGAACGGGACGTTAGGGACTGGCACGTAGTTTGCGGATGCAAACGAGTGACAGAAAGCCTATGTGTCGCAGACCGAGCGAGGGCTTGTCCCGAAGCGAAGCGTTAAGGTGCTGTTATGCGACGTTCTACGTTTTATTAAAAATTTTAGAATTGATCGTAAATAATTTATTTAATATCTCGTGATCTATTAAGAATAATTTTGGAATAGGATGTTCAGGTTCCAGGTATTTAATATCTTCGGTTATAGATTTTGCAATTTTGAATTTTTCTAACATCGATACATTTTTTCTAGATTGGAAAATACGTTCAAATTCATTGATCTGTTTGCCTTCCAAAGGAAGTCTATTAATAGCATTTTTGATTATTTTATTGTATCTTTCTTCCAAGTTCTCTATATTTACTGAAATTTTAAGATCTAGATCTAGTAGTTCAATCCTTAATATATTTTCTAAAGCACCAAGATAGGAATATTCTACATGACCGATTATACATGATTTTTTATAAAATTCAAATAAATCATTACTTATTTGGTCCAGAGATCTTACATAAATTGAGAGTCGATTCTCATTTTGTATTTCTCTCGTTTCGTCAATTTGTAATGTATGCGATTTTATTAGGTATATAATTGTGATAAAAGTTAATATAGGATTTAAAATTCCTCCTATGTAATCTCCAAAAGATCCCCAGACGGCCTGTTCGTCCGAAATTCCATAGTTGAATTTTAAAATGTAAAGACCAAAAATGAGAATTATAGTAAAAATAGGAATGATAAGTATACGAAAATTTTTGTCTACATTCAGTTTATGTTTTATATTTTTCATATATTCTTTAAATTATTTAGTAGAATGTCGCATAACGAACTAGACTAACCGACGTAGGCTGGCCCTGAGTCCCGGACGGGACGTTAGGGACTGGAACGACGCTTGCGCAAGCAAGAGGAGTGCCAGAAGCCTATGTGTCGCAGACCAAGCGAGGGCGTAAGTCCCGAAGCGCAGCGGTTAGTTGCTGTTATGCGACGTTAGATTTTTTAGCATTGAGAGTGACAATTGAATTTGCAAGAAAATCATGTGGTGTTTTCTTCATTTTATTAAAAAGAATAAATAAAATTGAAAGAATATAGTAATAAGTTGAAAGATTAGGAATGAGTTCTTGTTTTTCTAATTCTTTAAAATAAGAAGAAAAATCGTAAGCTATTAATGTTTCAGAATTATCATTGTAATAACTAAACATCAAGTAAACATTAATAATGAAGATAACATAGATGAAAATATGCGGTATCTCTCTTAAAAATGAATCTCTTATATTTAAACTGTCTTGGTTTTTTCCAATTATTTTAATTTTAACGGCTAATTTTCCTAATGTTCCGCCATATTTGAATGTAAAGAAAATTCTATATCCGATGAAAATTACCGAATAGAAAATCGTTAACATAAAATAGTATTTTAATCCTAAACTCTGTGATTTGAGCATCGCATAAATCACTAGTGAAAGAAATGGTAGCATGACTATAAAATCTACTAAATGTGCTTTAATTCGTTTGCCTAATGATGCTAATTCTAAATCATCTGGTATATTTGCCTTTTCTATGTTCATCATATTTTTTATCCTTTTTTATTTTATTTATTCAATTTATTTAAATCTAATGTCGCATAACGAACTAGCCTTAACGACGTAGGCTGACCCTGAGTCCCGGACGGGACGTTAGGGACTGGCACGTAGTTTGCGAATGCAAACGAGTGACAGAAAGCCTATGTGCCGCAGGCCGAGCGAGGGCGAAGTCCCGAAGCGAAGCGTTAAGGCGCTGTTAGTCGCAGTGAAATATTTTACTTTTATTCAATTTCCTTTAGATATTCGATTTTTTTCGATATTTTGGGAACTAAAGATTCTAAATCCAAATGTAATTTATTTTCGTTTTGAATAGGTAAGGAAAATCTTGCTTTGGAATGATAAAGTATAAATTTAATCGTATCAAATATAAAGAAAAAAGGTATAGTAATCATGTTGTAAATATCTAGAATTTCATCTTCATTGTATTGATTATTTGATTTTATTAAGAAATCGTTTGCTCCTGGATTTCCATGTACAAACATTGAAGACTCCCAATAATCTCTAGTTATAATTTCGAAATGATCATGAATTTGGCTGTATTCTTTGAAAAGATAAGTAAGTTTCTTTATTATATTTTTAATTGAAAAATTTTGAATTTCATCGTTTAGGTCTTTTTTTGTTTTGAATTCTATTTCAGGGAAAGAGCTTTTTACAAGTTCCCATTCATTTAATTTATCCATACCTTTTAATGATCGATGTAAATTTTTCATTTTTATATCGTTAATAAATTCTTCTATTTTTCCATATAAATGGTAGTCGAATGATAGATTTTTATTTTTATCAAAGTTAGATAAGAGGTATTGAGACTTTAAATAGTGCTCAATTAGGCTTCTGTAGATGATCTTTGCAGAATAGTAATTTTTGTCCCTAAGAAGTTGAATTAAATTCAAATACATTATTGAACATTTTGAAATTAGAAAAAAAGAGTCTTTTGGTTCAGTTATTAAATTTGTATTAAGGAAAAAGGAGTGAATTATATTTAAGTCATTAGAAATATTTATGCTAAAGTTTTTATGGTGCTCTCGGAAAATATCGACAAGTTTTTCAACGGTTTCATGTTTAAAGGTGGTGTCCATTTTTTTGAATTATTTTATTTCATTGCGACTAACGAACTAGGCTAACCGACGTAGGCTGACCCTGAGTCCCAACGGGACGTTAGGGACTGGCACGGAGCTTGCGCATGCAAGCGAGTGACAGAAAGCCTATGTGTCGCAGACCAAGCGAGGGCGTAGTCCCGAAGCGCAGCGGTTAGTCGCTGTTAGCCGAAGTTGTCTTTGTCTAGATATAAACTAATGCAATTGAAAAGGCTTATTCTGTTATATAATTTATAGTTTTTATATATTGAACCTGGGTAGAATGATCTAAAATATAATTTATCCGAATACGCTGTTCGATCCCGAGGGATCATTGGTACATACAACGCGGAAATTCTACCGAAGAAATTTTGAATTAGTTTGCTTGCAGCCATTGTATTATTTGCATTAATATCTTGTTCATATATGCTAAGGACTCTTAAAATCAGTGTACTGAGTTTTAAGGCTAACTCATGCTCTGCCTCTTCGATTATTTCGATAAAACGTCCATTGGAAATTTTTGAGATTTCTCTCATGGTAGTTGTTGAATCGATTATTGAACTTTCACCATCTTCTAGCTTTATGTAATCTGATTGATTGAAGGTTATATATTCTTCTAAAATTGCACCATACTTTTGATGTTGAATATGATTTGGAGAATTTTGTAAATTTGGATCTATTATAGATTTACGTCGATAACCTTTGGGGAATAGATAGGTTACATCTCCGACTAATGATGATAAATCATTCACAAATGATTTTGCAATGGGAATTTTAAATTGAGATGTTTTCCGCTCAAATTGATCTAATGAATTTAGTGTCCATGTTTGAATTTTTTCCCAGTAAATAGCATAAATAATTGGTGAATTTAATGTTTTAGAGTATTCTGTAGTTAACTCAGTTTGGTTGATTTTGATATTTTTTAATGTTTCTTTTTCTTTTAGTACGGTTTTCACATCGATCAATAATGGTAGGTATTTTTGGTTAGTAGATTTATAGATTAGAATAGAATCTGGAACTTGGAATTTTTGTTTACTGGATTCTGGATATTGTGTTTCGTCTAGGCTATGTATTAAATGAGTCCAGGGTAATGCTGAATAAATATATTTAAAGATGTCTTCATGCTTGAAGCTTTCCATAATCCTATCGATTCGGCTCCGAAGTTCATCACTAATACTATTTTTGATATTTTCAATTGCACTTTCTGTCGCATCTGGACTTTGCAACATTTGATATAGAAGTCTTGCTTTTTCAAAATCGTTCATTTTTTTCCTCTTAGAAATTTGACAATTTCGGCTAACGAACTAGCCTTAACGACGTAGGCTGACCCTGAGTCCCGGAACGGGACGTTAGGGACTGGCACGTAGTTTGCGAAAGCAAACGAGTGACAGAAAGCCTATGTGTCGCAGACCGAGCGAGGGCGACGTCCCGAAGCGAAGCGTTAAGGTGCTGTTATGCGAAGTAAAACTGGTATTCAATTTAATTTATTATTAATACTTAGTAGAGCTTTATATTTATTAGCAATCATAAGCATAATCTCTTCATTTGTAATTGAATTGAATTTTTTCTGATTTGAATAGGGAATTGTATCAAGAAAAGATGAAAAATCTGAATTACATTCCGAACTTTCATTCCAAGTCAGATTTTTAGAAGAAATACAATCATGTCTTGATTTACATGCATAATCTAGGGAATTTTCGTCTATAGGACAAGTATTGTAAATTGTTAAATTTGGTTTATTTCTGCAATAGCATCCATAATTAATATTTGAAAAAGTATAACTCCATTCTTCTTCAAATTCCTTTTTAAACTTAATATTTTTTAATTCTGTTTTTATTTTTTCTATTAGAATTTGATATTCATCACAAAATATGGGATCATCGAAACAGATTTTTATAAGATCTTCATTGTTATTTATTTTGTTTTTACGATTTTCTTCAAATTCTTTTATTTCTTTTTCTTGAGATTTCTTTTTTTTAATTTTTAATGTTAATTTCTCGTGTTCTTTTCTCTCGATTTCTTTTATCTTTTCATCTTCTCTAAAGTTTGGGTTCACTAGGTAAACAATCCAATAGAAAAATTGACCGATTGCTTCTAATAAACTTAATGGATTCATTTTTTTAGATTAATTTTGTTTTATTTCGCATAACGAACTAGGGGAGACGACGTTCCCTGACCCTGAGTCCCGGAAACGGGACGTTAGGGACTGGCACGTAGCTTGCGTATGCGAGCGAGTGACAGAAAGGGAATGTGGCGTAGCCCGAACGAGGCCGTGAGTGCCGAAGTGAAGCGTTTCCCCGCTGTTATGCGAAGGCTTTAAGGACAACTTATAGCGTTTTAAATGCTTTTTCTTTGTCTATATTGAATTTTTGAAATAAATCAATATTTTTCATGTAGTCTGAATAGTATTGAAATAGCTGTATATTGCTTTTCGGAAATTTTAAATCTCTGAAGATTTCAAAATATTTTCTAACAAATGGATTGTTTATCTTTGGATTTACTTCTGAATTATTAAAAACAGCTGGATCTATAATTGTAATAGATTCCAATCTATTTCCTTTTCGTATCTGTCGAAATAACCAATCGGAGTAAAAATCTGTCGGAGGTAGGCTATAACCCCAAATAATTAAATGGTTTGTAATTTCAATATCTCTTGCAGCAATATTCCAGATTTTTCTTATTACAGGAAATAGATTATAACTTTTATTTAACACAGGAGGGATAATCATGACTGAGATTTGTTCATGACACTCACCACATTTATAAGGCGAATTCATTTCCGGTGTATTTAAAATAAATATTTTATTGGAAATTTTGCAATGAGTATTTCTACAGCAATACCAATCAATTGACCCATGCATTTTCAAAAGATTACCTTTTAAATCATAATTATTATATAAGTTATATGGACTTTTGAAAAGGTATTCTTCATTTGGATCGCGTTCGTAATCAGCCGTAAATTCTTCAATATACCTTTGGTGTTGAGAAAGGTTTTTTTCCTTTAGGATTTTATCTAATAGTGTGTCCCAATTGAAAGTAATAATTGAATCTTTTTCATTTAGTTGAGTAGAAAAATGTGAATATTCTAAATCAATATTTACCTTATCCTGACATTTCCCTATAACCGTTGAAATTAGGTCTACGAGATTGTTTCTGATTTGATTAAATTCTGGCCTAGAGGTTTTTTCTATGTCTATTTGCAATAGAGTTAATAGTTTTTCGATATCAATTTTATTGCTTTTATTATCAATACTTTTGCCAAAGTTATTGTTAACATATTCCTTTATCCTTTCAATATTTTCATTTTTCTGTAATCCTAATTCTTTCAATTTCTCAAAGAAATTTAAAATTGACGGAAGTTTACCTTCACTTGCCGAAATGGAGCTTCCCGCACCTAATATAAAAGTTTTTTTATTTTCCATTATCATTTTTTAAAGCTTTCGCATAACGTAACTAGCTTGCCGAAGTTCCCCGGAGCTGAGCCTACGGAGTAGGCGTTAGCGTCGGCGCGTATCTTGCGTAGGCAAGAAACGTGACGGAGGGGAATTTGGCGGAGCCTGGAGGGAGGGCTTGTCCCTCCCGGAACGGCAAGCGGAAGTTATACGAAGTCGCAAAGTAATCGATTAAAGAAAGACAGAAGGAGAAACTTTGAATTTACCTGCAAGCGCTTTGATTTGTCGTACATTCAATTCTCTTTTTCCATTTAAGATTTCAGAAACAACACCTTGGCTACCC contains:
- a CDS encoding AbiTii domain-containing protein, encoding MENFDFKENINIKEAIALCQEVLGDIELSRIPLTNIALKTSRIARLLNEIEYQKIFSYEAGGYPSNPDGIDSETWSLMTKANRIYQKKKAGTTEIESFGYRNSILEFENLLDAYKQRIDAARDPDISVSSANPNQRVLLPVGNKDERASLISNISLTSSRLSERRNFIYQYALSKYNELRFSTINENIFERYSSGFLDKVERILPEELPKFTAIYSNLDSDNPEDWANAVHSCRRLLQSVADKLIPPTEDRIITLENGKEKTIQMGKDKHINRLIYYIETKSSSDRFKELIGSDLTQIGERIDSVFQASQKGSHSSIKRDEADRYVIHTFLLLGDILSL
- a CDS encoding RDD family protein, whose protein sequence is MMNIEKANIPDDLELASLGKRIKAHLVDFIVMLPFLSLVIYAMLKSQSLGLKYYFMLTIFYSVIFIGYRIFFTFKYGGTLGKLAVKIKIIGKNQDSLNIRDSFLREIPHIFIYVIFIINVYLMFSYYNDNSETLIAYDFSSYFKELEKQELIPNLSTYYYILSILFILFNKMKKTPHDFLANSIVTLNAKKSNVA
- a CDS encoding DUF5677 domain-containing protein; the encoded protein is MDTTFKHETVEKLVDIFREHHKNFSINISNDLNIIHSFFLNTNLITEPKDSFFLISKCSIMYLNLIQLLRDKNYYSAKIIYRSLIEHYLKSQYLLSNFDKNKNLSFDYHLYGKIEEFINDIKMKNLHRSLKGMDKLNEWELVKSSFPEIEFKTKKDLNDEIQNFSIKNIIKKLTYLFKEYSQIHDHFEIITRDYWESSMFVHGNPGANDFLIKSNNQYNEDEILDIYNMITIPFFFIFDTIKFILYHSKARFSLPIQNENKLHLDLESLVPKISKKIEYLKEIE
- a CDS encoding SIR2 family protein; translation: MENKKTFILGAGSSISASEGKLPSILNFFEKLKELGLQKNENIERIKEYVNNNFGKSIDNKSNKIDIEKLLTLLQIDIEKTSRPEFNQIRNNLVDLISTVIGKCQDKVNIDLEYSHFSTQLNEKDSIITFNWDTLLDKILKEKNLSQHQRYIEEFTADYERDPNEEYLFKSPYNLYNNYDLKGNLLKMHGSIDWYCCRNTHCKISNKIFILNTPEMNSPYKCGECHEQISVMIIPPVLNKSYNLFPVIRKIWNIAARDIEITNHLIIWGYSLPPTDFYSDWLFRQIRKGNRLESITIIDPAVFNNSEVNPKINNPFVRKYFEIFRDLKFPKSNIQLFQYYSDYMKNIDLFQKFNIDKEKAFKTL